The following proteins are encoded in a genomic region of Acipenser ruthenus chromosome 4, fAciRut3.2 maternal haplotype, whole genome shotgun sequence:
- the LOC117399688 gene encoding guanine nucleotide-binding protein G(olf) subunit alpha-like isoform X2: MGCLGNSKTEDQRIDEKAQREANKKIEKQLQKERQAYKATHRLLLLGAGESGKSTIVKQMRILHVNGFNPEEKKQKIQDIRKNVKDAIVTIVSAMSTLIPPVPLANPENQFRMDYIKSIAPLSDFDYTQEFFEHAKKLWDDEGVKACYERSNDYQLIDCAQYFLDKIDSVRQNDYTPTDQDLLRCRVLTSGISETRFQVDKVNFHMFDVGGQRDERRRWIQCFNDVTAIIFVVACSSYNTVIREDNNTNRLREALNLFISIWNNRFLRTISVILFLNKQDMLAEKVLAGKSKIEDYFPEYTRYTVPDDATPDPGEDPKVTRAKFFIRDEFLRISTASGDGRHYCYPHFTCAVDTENIRRVFNNCQVIIQIKYLSQNELL, from the exons ATGGGTTGTTTAGGCAACAGCAAAACTGAAGATCAACGCATCGACGAAAAAGCACAAAGAGAAgcgaataaaaaaatagaaaaacagttaCAGAAAGAAAGACAAGCTTACAAAGCCACACATCGCCTTCTTTTATTAG gGGCTGGTGAGTCTGGAAAAAGCACCATTGTCAAACAGATGAGGATTCTGCACGTCAATGGATTTAATCCAGA agaaaaaaaacagaaaatccaAGACATTCGAAAAAATGTGAAGGATGCCATAGTG ACTATAGTTTCAGCGATGAGCACTTTAATACCCCCAGTTCCATTAGCCAACCCGGAGAACCAGTTCCGAATGGACTACATCAAAAGCATAGCTCCGCTCTCAGACTTCGACTACACACAG GAATTCTTTGAACATGCGAAGAAACTGTGGGATGATGAAGGAGTAAAGGCATGCTATGAGAGGTCGAATGATTACCAGCTCATCGACTGTGCACAGTA CTTTTTGGACAAAATTGACTCCGTGAGACAGAATGACTACACACCCACAGACCAG GACCTGCTCCGATGCAGAGTTTTGACATCAGGGATTTCTGAAACACGATTTCAAGTAGACAAAGTAAATTTCCA catgTTTGATGTGGGAGGACAGAGAGATGAAAGGAGAAGATGGATCCAGTGCTTTAATG ATGTCACTGCTATTATCTTTGTTGTGGCCTGTAGTAGCTACAACACGGTGATAAGGGAAGACAACAACACGAACAGGTTACGGGAAGCACTCAACCTCTTCATTAGTATCTGGAATAACAG gtTCTTACGGACGATTTCAGTCATCTTGTTCCTGAATAAACAGGACATGCTTGCCGAGAAGGTGTTAGCAGGGAAATCCAAAATTGAAGACTATTTTCCTGAATACACACGTTATACTGTACCAGATGatg CAACACCAGATCCTGGCGAGGACCCCAAAGTGACTAGAGCAAAATTTTTTATTCGGGATGAATTCCTt AGGATCAGCACAGCAAGTGGTGACGGCAGGCACTACTGCTACCCTCATTTCACATGCGCAGTAGACACAGAAAACATTCGCAGAGTGTTCAACAATTGTCAAGTCATCATTCAGATAAAGTACCTGTCCCAAAATGAACTGTTGTGA